The DNA segment CCGACGCCCTGGCCGACGCCATGGACCCGTCGGTGGCGGCGGTGATGCTCGAGTCCGTACAGGGCGAGGGTGGGGTCAATCCGGCGCCGCCCGGCTACCTGGCCGACGTGCGCCGGCTCTGCGACGAGCGCGGCGCCGTGCTGATCCTCGACGAGGTCCAGACCGGTCTCGGGCGCACCGGGCGGTGGTTCGGGTTCCATCACGACGGTGTCGTCCCCGACATCGTGACCATGGCCAAGGCCCTCGGCAACGGGGTCCCGATCGGCGCCTGCTGGGCCCGGGCCGAGGTGGCGGCCGCCTTCCAGCCCGGTGACCACGCCACGACGTTCGGAGGCCAGCCCCTGGCGGTCTCGGCCGCGCTCGCGACCCTTGCGGTCATGCAGGAGGAGGACGCGCCCCGCCGGGCCCGCCAGGCGGGCGCCGCGCTGTCGACCCGTCTCGGCGTGCTTCCCGGCGTGCGCGAGGTTCGCGGCCGCGGGCTGCTGCTGGCGGCGGTGCTCGAGCGGCCCCTGGCCAAGGCGGTGGTGGACCTGGCGCTCGACCGGGGCCTGGTCCTGAACGCGGTGGCCCCGGACGCCATCCGTCTGGCCCCACCCCTCCTGGTGACCGACGACGAGATCGACGAGGCCTGCGGGATCCTGTCCGGCTGCCTGGCGGAGGTCCTGTCGGGGACGCCGGCGTGACCCGTCACTTCCTCGAGATCGACGATCTCACGGGCGCCGAGCTGGACGAGGTCCTGGCGACGGCGGAGGCCGGCGCTCGGCCCCCGGTGCTGGCGGCCAAGGGGGTCGCGCTGCTCTTCGAGAAGCCCTCGGCCCGGACCCGCAACGCCACCGAGGTGGCGGTGGCCCAGCTCGGCGGCCACCCTGTCAGCATCCGGGGCGAAGAGGTCGGTCTCGACACCCGCGAGCCCGCCGAGGACCTGGCGCGCGTGCTGGCCGGCTACCACGCCGCCATCGGGGCCCGGGTGATCGACCACTCGACGCTGGAGCGGATGAGCGCCGCCCTCGACGCCGCCGCCCTCGACGTCCCGCTGTTCAATCTGCTGTCCGACCGGACCCACCCGTGCCAGGCCCTGGCCGATCTCCTGACGATCCGCCAGCGGTTCGGCGCCACGGAGGGCGTGAAGGTGGCCTATGTCGGGGACGGCAACAACGTCTGCCGCTCCCTGGCGCGCGGGTGCCTGATGGCGGGGGCCCGGATCGCGGTGGCGTGCCCGGACGGCTACGGCCTCGATCCGACCGAGATATCAGGGGTGGTGAGCACATCCGATCCGGCCGAGGCCGTCGCCGACGCCGACGTCGTGTACACCGACGTCTGGACGTCCATGGGCCAGGAGACCGAGGCGTCGGTCCGGTCCCGCGCCTTCTCCGGCTTCCAGGTCGACGCCGCCCTGCTGGCCCACGCCTCCCCCAAGGCGGTGGTCATGCACTGCCTGCCCGCCCACCGGGGCCAGGAGATCTCCGCCGACCTGGTCGACGGGCCGCAGAGCCTGGTGTGGCAGCAGGCCGCCAACCGGCTGCCGGCCGTGCGCGCCCTCCTGGTCT comes from the Acidimicrobiales bacterium genome and includes:
- a CDS encoding acetylornithine transaminase, whose product is MSREALMTTYAEPAVTFVRGRGTELWDTADRRYLDFLTGLAVCSLGHAHPRVTEAVCAQAGTLLHVSNLFGNELAPRLAEEIDALIGDGTRAGGRSFFCNSGAEANECAIKLARKWGGRGRHVVLSAYGSFHGRTLATLHATGQPAKHEPFVPLPEGFRHVAWGEADALADAMDPSVAAVMLESVQGEGGVNPAPPGYLADVRRLCDERGAVLILDEVQTGLGRTGRWFGFHHDGVVPDIVTMAKALGNGVPIGACWARAEVAAAFQPGDHATTFGGQPLAVSAALATLAVMQEEDAPRRARQAGAALSTRLGVLPGVREVRGRGLLLAAVLERPLAKAVVDLALDRGLVLNAVAPDAIRLAPPLLVTDDEIDEACGILSGCLAEVLSGTPA
- the argF gene encoding ornithine carbamoyltransferase — its product is MTRHFLEIDDLTGAELDEVLATAEAGARPPVLAAKGVALLFEKPSARTRNATEVAVAQLGGHPVSIRGEEVGLDTREPAEDLARVLAGYHAAIGARVIDHSTLERMSAALDAAALDVPLFNLLSDRTHPCQALADLLTIRQRFGATEGVKVAYVGDGNNVCRSLARGCLMAGARIAVACPDGYGLDPTEISGVVSTSDPAEAVADADVVYTDVWTSMGQETEASVRSRAFSGFQVDAALLAHASPKAVVMHCLPAHRGQEISADLVDGPQSLVWQQAANRLPAVRALLVFLLDASRRAS